A genome region from Columba livia isolate bColLiv1 breed racing homer chromosome 2, bColLiv1.pat.W.v2, whole genome shotgun sequence includes the following:
- the LOC135578839 gene encoding uncharacterized protein LOC135578839: MRHVQLPQGLLFQEGVQLVHLPQGVQLFHEVQPVQLPQGVQQVPLAQGVQVLPVPAAFAPSNTWGQQLMMGTLVPHQPVALGPGTVVQGQPLYPTGSCHLPVPACPSHPPRRGHVAQRVQGPPVPHTQPGSAQKPAQASGKDRVARELGVPTASPHQPALAAPASTTMGKPTGECWGQQSPRAGGQAEDSCITCLGVAPFALSAAVATQAALESPGDQPQQEPATCAEASLEPAQDIVAVAMSAAFDTTDCGNSVPDVSDSPGLAAFLSELPDLSEYVAEAAAQSSESNGVEGQRGHHPRCP, encoded by the coding sequence ATGCGGCACGTTCAGCTCCCCCAAGGCCTGCTGTTCCAAGAGGGAGTGCAGCTGGTGCACCTGCCCCAGGGGGTGCAGCTTTTCCATGAGGTGCAGCCAGTCCAGCTCCCCCAAGGGGTGCAGCAGGTCCCGCTGGCCCAAGGGGTCCAggtgctccctgtccctgctgcttttGCCCCATCTaacacctggggacagcagctgatgatggggacactggtgccacaccagcccgtggCACTAGGGCCGGGGACCGTGGTCCAGGGGCAGCCCCTGTACCCCACGGGCTCCTGCCAcctgcccgtccctgcctgccccagccaCCCACCACGCCGTGGCCATGTGGCTCAGCGGGTGCAGGGTCCCCCTGTGCCCCACACCCAGCCTGGCAGTGCCCAGAAGCCAGCACAGGCCTCCGGCAAGGACAGGGTGGCCAGGGAGCTTGGCGTTCCCACTGCCAGCCCCCACCAGCCTGCCCTGGCTGCACCTGCCAGCACAACCATGGGGAAGCCTACAGGTGAGTGCTGGGGGCAGCAGAGCCCGCGGGCGGGTGGCCAAGCTGAGGACAGCTGCATCACCTGCCTTGGGGTGGCTCCGTTTGCTTTGTCAGCAGCAGTGGccacccaggcagccctggagAGTCCGGGGGATCAGCCCCAGCAGGAACCAGCCACCTGCGCAGAGGCCAGTCTGGAGCCGGCACAGGACATTGTGGCCGTTGCCATGTCCGCTGCGTTTGACACCACGGATTGCGGGAACAGTGTGCCCGATGTCTCCGACAGCCCCGGCTTGGCGGCCTTCCTCAGTGAGCTCCCCGACCTCTCTGAGTACGTGGCAGAGGCGGCTGCGCAAAGCAGTGAGAGCAATGGGGTTGAGGGACAGCGAGGACACCATCCCCGATGTCCCTGA